aaaaaaacagtgGGACAGCTTTCCTTATGTTCCAGCTCTTTCACAGCCTCTGGTGGTAGTCCCTAACCTAGTATGCCTCCCCTTCCACCCGAAGGcgttcccacccccacccctctctgCTGCCAGAGCGAGCAGCTGTGTGACTGTGGGATACTAAGCAAAGGAATTTGTACCCCAATTAGACCTGAAAGAGGCCCGGGCTCTGCTGCCTGAGGATTAAAGACGGGAGTAGTTCGTCTCTGTATCTGGAAAACTGGACTAGTAATTGCTGTCTGCTACCCTCACCCTCTTGGTAGGCTGAGTAAGCCTAACTCATTCTTAGACTAGCCAGTGACTGCACAGCCCTGGTTATGGCTGGgagcttttgaaaaataaaaatgcctgagccccaccccagacctgttAGAGCAGAATCAGGGTTAGGCTAGAGCCTCtgcagtctttttattttatttttttcccaaaggaaggaaaatgttaattgtaaaattcagatataattcacataccataaaattcacactTTTAAAGTATATAAGTCAGTGGCTTTTAATATATTCGCAAGGTTGTGCCATCAACATCActaattccaaaacattttccTCAGCCCAGAAAGAAACCCCCACCCACCAACAGTCACTCCCGTTCCCTCCTTCCCTCAGCTTTTGGCAACCACTCCTCTACTGAATGGAATCACAGAATGTGAGagatgttgggttttttttttttaagtttcacagATAATTCTAATGTATAGCCAAAATAGAGAAACATTAATCACTAAATGTCATTATgaaggaatctgcttgcagttAGATCTTGTGGGTGACTGAGGAAGAGCTGAAGGACTCTTTCTTTTGAGGTTTTAGGTGGCCTTGGtgggtacattttttttttttggtgggtacATATTTGAGGGAGAGTCTGTGTTCTCAAGCTAGTGAAGACGGTCCTGGTCACTGCTTGGTGCGGCAGTGTCTTCTCCCATCGGAGTGAGTAGGCAGGAGAAACACACCCTCAGGTGATGTTGGTATGAGGGGTGCCAAGGACAGGCACAGCTCCTGGTCTTAAAACGCGTATGATCCCGTCAGAGAGATAAGGAAAACCACCTGCTCTCCTTCACCACCACGTCCCCCGCTTCCTCCGCACCTCCGCCACATCTGGGGGCATTTCTTTGCGCTGCTCTTCTGTTTGTCCCTGCATCGGACCTCTGATTGAGACAGCGCCTTGCCCTGAAGGAGGAGTGGATGTGAGCTCCGGATGTGGGGTTCATTGGGCCTCTTTCCCTGCAGGTGGCAAGAGATgttttttaaagtgaagaaaacaGTTGGGGACGCTCCAGACGGGCAAGCCAGAGCCTACTTAGCCGACACCGCCCATACCTCCTTGTACTTGGTGAGGCCCTGGCGGTGGGGGTTGACCTGGGGAAAGGAGCAGAAAGAACTCCTATAGAACAGACTGGTGGCTGCCAAGGGGGAAGGAGTTGGGGAAGGCATGGAGTGGGAGTTCGGGATTAGTAGATGCAGACTTTTCTATCCgtgtttaactgaatcactatgccgTATGGTGGGAagtaacaccacattgtaaatcaaccatacttcaataaagtaaatTCAAAAGAACTTCTAGAAACTAAAGCTTCCTCCCACCTTTCACAGGTGGGTTCTACCCTGAGCCTGGTTCCAAGGCTTCCTTCAGGGGACTCCACTCCCTGGAGCAGCTTGTCTCCTCCAGGCCTGGAGGCCTTGGTGACCGAGCTCTGTGCCGCCCTGAAGCCTCGCCTCCAGCCAGGGTGAGTGAGGAGGCTGCAGCCTCGGTGTGAGAGAAGGCTGCCCGGAGCATCCCtggaggagcagcaggccagACAAGCAGTGTCTGATGCCCTGGCCATGGTGGGATTGGGTGGGCCTTCCTCCAGCCACCGGGCCCAGGCCCCTAGCCCATGTCCCATCCGTAAGCAAATTCCCAGACTTCTTTTCGGGAGTAACCTCTGCCCTCCAAGGTCAGCTGTGAAGGGAGACTCTCCCCCGGGGTCATTTGTCTCTgaggcttcccttcccttggggaGCCCACTAGTCATCCCACCCTTCACCACCTGGGCCCTTAAAGACAAGGTCCTCATAGCACTGGCCCATGTGTAGCTACAGACCCCTCCCTAATTCCCTCCGTACAATCCAGACCAGACAGAACAGCCAAGGTTTCACTGATGACAAAAAGAAGTTAATCCCCTGGATATGCCCCAGGCCCCTGCCAGAATTCCACTGATGGTGTGGGAAATACGGCCTCACTATATGGTGATGACCCTGGCAGGGAGGGGTGCCTCAAGAAGAGTGTCTGCTTTCTGGATCTGAGGGGGCCTGTGTCACTGGGAACTGCCTTCTGGGCAAGATAGAGGAAGCAAATGTctgttctctggttgcagaggtGCCCTGCTGACAGGGACTGGCAGTGTCCTTCTACGGGGCCCCCCGGGCAGTGGGAAGACCACCGCAGTTGCTGCTGCCTGCAGCCGCCTTGGGCTCCACTTATTGAAGGTGAGGGTCCCTAGAAAGTAGACCCCCAACTCCATCTCCTCCGCAGCCCAgattctccctctcccttctgaCCACCGGGCCCACTGGGCCAGTGGATCAGGCATAGTCCCGTGATGCTGAGCTACCGAGAGATGCTCTCAAGAAGGAAGACACtccgggacttccttggtggtccagtggttaagaatctgtctgccagtgaaggggacacaggtttgatccccgatccaggaagatcccatgtgctgcagagcaactaagcccatgcaccacactaCCTAAACCCAcataccctagagcccatgctctgcaacagaagaagccaccgcaatgagtagcccccactcactgcaaagAAAGCCCATACACAGCAaggaagatccagtgcagccaaaagtaaaattaattattttaaaaagaggatactgggacttccctggtggtccagtggctaagactcagagctcccaatgcagaggggcctgggttcaatccctggtcaggaaactagatcccatgtgctgtaactaaaacctggcacagtcaaataaataaatttaaaaataaataaataaaaagaggataCTGCCAAGCTTTTGGTGGGCAGTCCAGGGAGCGTGGTTAGGGAGAGAAGAGTTAGGGCTTGGCCAGTGTTGccttcctcccccatccccatcctccaAAAAGACAGCTTGCCCCTTCTGAGCCCTCCCCGCTCCCCCCCACCCCGTTCTCCTGCCCTGGTCGTGCCTGCCCCTTCCCTTACTCACAGGCCCGTCGGGACCCCCTCCCCAGGTGCCCTGCTCCAGCCTCTGTGCAGACAGTAGCGCTGCTGTGGAGACGAAGCTGCAGGCCGCTTTCTCCCGGGCCCGGCGCTGCCGGCCTGTGGTTCTTTTGCTGACAGCCATGGACCTACTGGGCCGGGACCGTGATGGACTGGGCGAGGACTCCCGGGTGGTGGCCACGCTGCGGCACCTCCTCCTGGATGAAGACCCGCTCGCCAGGTAGCATCCAGCGCTGAGCGGGGAAAGTAGTGGGGCCAGCCCTCTCTCCCCAACCGCCGCAGTGGCTTTCAGACGTCCCGCCTGGCTACTCTCCAGGCAGCCCTGAGCTGAGCGGGTACGGGTGCCCACAGGGTGGAGGGTGCGGGCCCTGCTGTTTCttgtatgtgcttagttgctcaatcatgtccgactctgcgaccccatagactgtagcccaccaggctcctctgtctatgggatttcccaggcaggaatactcgagtgggttgtcattcccttctccaggggatcttcccaacccagggattgcacccctgtctcttgcattgtaggcagactctttactgactgagccatggCCTGTTTCTTTGTGAATGCTAAAGCACAGCCTCTGTCCtcactgagctccctgtgtgtgGAGGGATGCCCCATCTGGGCAGCTTTGgggctcccatctccctctcccatccTGGCCCCGCAGCCACCCTCCTGCACCAGCCTCGGGACGAGGCTGCACTCAGGGGCTGCTGGCCACCTTCCCACCCTCAGTACCCACTCCCCGTCCACAGCTGCCCTCCCCTGATGGTCGTGGCCACCACCAGCCGGGCCCAGGACCTGCCTGCAGACGTGCAGACggcatttcctcacgagctggaGGTGCCCGTGCTGGCGGAGGCGCAGCGGCTCAGCGTCCTCCGGGCTCTCACTGCCCACCTACCCCTGGGCCAAGAGGTGAACCTGGCACAGCTGGCGCGGCGCTGTGCGGTGAGTGCCCGGCAGGGCGCCGGCCTCCTCGCGCACTCTGGTTGGGGGGCAGTCTTGCTGCGTGCAAGTGAGGGTGGAGAACCCGAGGCCTCAGTACTAGGCCCGTGCACCAGCCAGGGGattgcccctccctccccagccacgGAGGCCTGCCTGCTGTGCCTGCCTACATGTCCTCTCCTGTGCTTCCCCAGGGCTTTGTGGTGGGGGATCTCTACGCCCTTTTGACCCACAGCAGCCGGGCAGCCTGCACCAGGATCAAGAACTCAGGGTAAGGAAGCTGGGTGTGGGAGGGGCAAGAGGCAATCTGGGCGGGCAGGggctggagaggaagggaggaaggtgaGGGCCCCAGTGGGAAGGAGGCCTCAGGGCTGGTcctccacaggcttccctgggttTCTCTTTGCAGCTGGGCCGGCGGCTTGAGTGAGGAGGATGAGGGGGAGCTGTGTGCGGCGGGCTTCCCTCTCCTGGCTGAGGACTTCGGGCAGGCCCTGGAGCAGCTGCAGGCTGCTCACTCCCAAGCCATCGGAGCCCCCAGGGTAGACACGAGGCCCGTGGGAATGGGACTGGGGCGCCCTGCACCAGCCGGTGTCCACCCACACCCTTCCTGTCTCCTAGATCCCCTCAGTGTCCTGGCACGACGTGGGTGGGCTGCAGGAGGTGAAGAAGGAGATTCTGGAGACGATTCAGCTTCCTCTGGAGCACCCTGAGCTGCTCAGCCTAGGCCTGAGGCGCTCCGGCCTTCTGCTTCACGGGCCCCCTGGCACGGGCAAGACCCTCCTGGCCAAGGCGGTGGCCACGGAGTGCAGCCTCACCTTCCTCAGGTGGCAACCGGGCCTGGCTGGGAGGGCAGGTGGACTGGGGGCTGCGGCTAGCTGGGGAGCAGAAAGGGGTGGCCAGGAGGTCAgctgtgtttctgtgtcttgAGTCTGACCCTCTCCTATCACCTCCCTCAGCGTGAAAGGGCCTGAGCTCATCAACATGTACGTGGGCCAAAGCGAGGAGAATGTACGGGAAGGTGAGTGAGTGGGGGCGGAAGGAGAGCCCTCAGGCTGCTGGCCATCACTGCTAGTCTTCCTCTCCCCAGGTCAGGTTCCTGCCTGGAGGGCCCTTTACCTGAAGTGCTAGTGATCAGCTGTATAGGttgccctccccacctcctgacATCTAACCCCTACCCTGCCGGGCTTCCCCATCCTATGGGCCCCTCTCTCCTCAGTGTTTGCCCGGGCCAGGGCTGCAGCTCCCTGCATCATCTTCTTTGATGAACTGGACTCCTTGGCCCCAAACCGGGGGCGAAGTGGAGACTCTGGAGGTGTGATGGACAGGTGGGGGTCTGAGCCAGATTCTGGGGTCCCAGACGGAGGGGTGTGAGACAGGTTGTACTAGTCTTTGCCGCCTAAAGGGTTCCTGCCCTTCTGGTTCTGTGATCATGTAGCAGAAGCTAAAAGGGGCCGTGGAATTGGGTTTGAGGCTTTGAAGAGATGGGAGCCACGGTGGGAGGGTCCACAGGGCACGACCGGCCAGGGGGCCCTGCGGAGACAGCCTGCAGAGGGGCACCCTGTGGAGGCGAGAGGGTGAAGATGCACCATGCACTCTCATTTTCACTCCCTCCTTCGCAGGGTGGTGTCTCAGCTCCTGGCTGAGCTGGACGGGCTTCACAGCACCCAGGATGTGTTTGTGATCGGAGCCACCAACAGACCAGACCTGCTGGACCCTGCCCTTCTGCGGCCTGGCAGGTGTGCGCCCCGTCCCTCTCACCTCCACCACGCCCCTCTGGACTTGTCCCTCAACCCCTATCTGTGCCTCTCCACCCTCATGCTGGGCTCCTTGACACCTACCTATCTCCCTAAAGGTTTGACAAGCTGGTGTTTGTAGGGGTGAATGAGGACCGCGCCTCCCAGCTCCGTGTTCTGAGTGCCATCACACGCAAGTATGCCCCATTAGAGGGAG
The sequence above is a segment of the Capra hircus breed San Clemente chromosome 23, ASM170441v1, whole genome shotgun sequence genome. Coding sequences within it:
- the PEX6 gene encoding peroxisome biogenesis factor 6; translated protein: MALAVLRVLEPFPTETPPLAVLLPPGGPWPAAGLGLVLALRPAGESPAGPALLVAALEGPGADTEEQGPGPPQLLVSRALLQLLALGSGAWVRARPVRRPPSLSWALLGTSSGPGLGPRVGPLLVRRGETLPVPGPRVLETRPALQGLLGPGTRLAVTELRGRAKLGPEAENSSRLPLPPVVSSFAASGTVRRLRGVLGGTGDALGVSRSCLRSLGLFQGEWVWVTRAGESSNTSQPHLATVQVLEPRWNLSERLGPGSGQPGEPLADGLALVPATLAFNLGCDPLDVGELKIQRYLEGSSSPEDKGSCSVLPGPLFAKELHIEIVSSPHYSTNGNYDHVLYRHFQTPRAVQEGDVLCVPTVGQVEILEGSPEKLPRWQEMFFKVKKTVGDAPDGQARAYLADTAHTSLYLVGSTLSLVPRLPSGDSTPWSSLSPPGLEALVTELCAALKPRLQPGGALLTGTGSVLLRGPPGSGKTTAVAAACSRLGLHLLKVPCSSLCADSSAAVETKLQAAFSRARRCRPVVLLLTAMDLLGRDRDGLGEDSRVVATLRHLLLDEDPLASCPPLMVVATTSRAQDLPADVQTAFPHELEVPVLAEAQRLSVLRALTAHLPLGQEVNLAQLARRCAGFVVGDLYALLTHSSRAACTRIKNSGWAGGLSEEDEGELCAAGFPLLAEDFGQALEQLQAAHSQAIGAPRIPSVSWHDVGGLQEVKKEILETIQLPLEHPELLSLGLRRSGLLLHGPPGTGKTLLAKAVATECSLTFLSVKGPELINMYVGQSEENVREVFARARAAAPCIIFFDELDSLAPNRGRSGDSGGVMDRVVSQLLAELDGLHSTQDVFVIGATNRPDLLDPALLRPGRFDKLVFVGVNEDRASQLRVLSAITRKFRLEPSVSLVDVLDHCPPQLTGADLYSLCSDAMTAALKRRVRDLEEGLEPGSSALLLTMEDLLQAAARLQPSVSEHELLRYKRIQRKFAAC